CAGCTGGGCTTTTCGAGCGCGCGCTGGTCGCGCGTGCAGAGCTTGTACTCGCCCGACGCGTCGGAGAAGTACGCGACGCGGCTGCCGTCGGGCGACCAGGCCGGCTCGCGCTCCTCGGTATTCGGACTGTTCGAGAGGTCGCGCACGTCGCCGTGCTCGGCCGGCACGGTGAAGATCTCGCCGTGCGCTTCGAACACCGCGCGCTCGCCGCTCGGCGAGATGTCGGCGTTGACGATCTGCGTGCCGACGTGCACCCAGTGCGGACGCAGCTGCGGCAGGTCGCCGCTGAGCGTGACGTGGATCGTCTGCGTACGCCCGGTCGAGGGCGTGTAGACGTGCAGCGAGTCGAATTGCGAGTAGACGATGCCGTCAGGACCGGCCGACGCGCTGATGATGTCGAAGCCGGCGCCGGGGACGACGCGGCTGACGCCGTGCGAGCGCACGTCGTAGGAGTACAATCCGGTCGGGCCGTCGCGGTCGGAGATGAAGTACACGCGGTCGCCGATCCACATCGGATCGTTGTCGTTCGAGCCGGCATTAGGCACGTGGACGACGCTCGAGTCGGCCAGGTCGGCGATCAGGACGGTCGTGTTCTGGCCGCCGCGATAGCCTTGCCAGAACGGCTCCCACTGAAAGTTCGGCACGTAGGCGAGGTGCGAGCCGTCCGGCGAGTACGAGCCGCGCTCGGCCATCGTCAGCGGCAGCTCGCTCGCGAACCCGCCGCTCACGGGGACCGTGTAGAGCTGATCGGGATCCGAATAGCTGTACCGCGCGGAACGGAACAGCACGCGCGAACCGTCGCGCGTCCACCCGACCGCGACGTCGGCACCGGGATGGTACGTCAGCCGGCGCGGCTCGCCGCCACTGGCCGAGACGACGTAGACGTCGACGTTGCCGTCGTAGTTGCCGCTGAACGCGATCTGCGAGCCGTCGGGCGAGAAGATCGGACCCGATTCCAAATCCATCCCTGTCACCAGCCGGCGCGCCTCGCCGCCCGCGCGCGGGACGACCCAGATCGCGCCGCCGTACGCGAACGCGATCTGCGTCGCGCTCAGCGAGGGATCGCGCAGCAACAGCGGCGGGTCCGCGGCGCGTGCCACGGCGCCGCCGCCGACGAAGGCGCCCAACCCAACGAGCAACGCGGCGAGCGCGGACAAACGACCACCTACGTGTTTCATAGGAGGCAGTTCTTACGCGACGAGGGGCCGCTCCCTCTCGGTCAGGCGCCGAGTGTCGGCGAGCCCAGATCCAGTTCGGGGAACGGGATGACGCGCACCGGGCCGAACGCCGGGTCGAGCTCGCCGACGAACTTGTCGGCGTCGCCGACCAGGACGATCAGCTCGTCGTCGACCAGCCGGCGCCGGGCGAACGCGCGGACCGCGGCGGCGTCGACCGCCTCGACGTTGCGCGCGAAGACCTGCAGCTCTTCGACCGGCACTTCGTAGAGCACGTGCTCGGCCAGCGCGCTGGTCACGCCGTCGACGGTCTCGACCGAGCGGAAGAACCCGCCGGTGACGGTCGCCTTGCGGCTCAGCAGATCCTCGTCGCTCGCGGGCGCGTCGACCAGCGAGCGGATCGCGGCCAACATCACGCCGGTCGCCTCGGCCGCCCGCGTGTGATCGACCAGCGTCATCGCGCTGAACAGTCCCGGCATCCGGCGCGCGCCGAGCGACGCGCCGGCCCCGTACGAGAGCCCGCGCTTGACCCGGATCTCTTGATTGAGCCGGCCGCTGTAGCCGGAGAGGACCGACGTCGCGACGACGCCGGCGTCGTACTCGTCGGATGCGCGCGCGATCGCGATGCGGCCGGTGACGATCGCGGTGCGCCCCGCGTCGGGCTTGTCGACGACGACGACCTGCGCGCGCGGCGGCGGAATGGTGCTCCCGGGCATCGATTCGAGCGGCACGTCCGGCGCGCGCCAATCGCCCAGCTCGCGCTCGGCCAGCGCGAACGCGTCGTCGACGCGCAGGTCGCCGCCCAAGATCAGGATCGCGCCGTCGGGACGGTAGGCGCGCTGATGGAACCACACGACCCGTTCGCGTTCGAGCGCCGCCAGCGTCGCCGCCGTCCCCGCCACCGGGTGACCGTAGGGCGCGCCGCCGTACGCGACGCGCTGCGCGACCAGCCGCGCCAGGGCGCTGGGGTTGGCGTAGGTCAGCGTCAGATCGGAGATCGACTTGGTGCGCACGCGATCGACCTCGCGCTGCGCGAAGGCCGGCCGGCGCACGATCTCGTCGAGCAGCGCGAAGGCCTGCGGAAACGCCGGCGTCGTCGCGCTGGCGCTGGCCAGCGACGCATCGTATCCCGACGAGGCTTCGACCCGCGCGCCCAACGCGTCGGCCGCCGCCGCCACCTCGGTCGCGTCGTGCGCGGTCGTCCCTTGCGTGAGCAGCGCGGCCGTCAGCGCCGCCAATCCCGCTTCGTGCTCGTGCTCGGTGGCCGCGCCGCCGCCGCGCACGACGAGCTGCGCCGCGATCAGTGGCAGATTGCGCTGCTCGAACGCGACGACGCGCAAGCCGTTGTCGAGCACGCGCTCGACGGCGCTGGGCATCGTGCCCTCGCGCGGCGGCCCGGCGGAGGGCATCGTCGAACGTGCTTCGCTCACGCCGGCAGATACTCGATGATGGTGCGGTTTTCCGGGCGCAGATACGTGCGCGCCACGCGCAGCACGTCGTCCGGGCTCACCGCGAGATAGCGTTCGAGATCGTGGTTGACCAGCGCCGGATCGCCGCGCTCGAGCGTCGCGCGAATCAGCGCCAACGCGACGCCGCTGTTCGTCTGTCGCTGCCGCACCAGCGAGCTCGCGATCTGCGTCCCGACGCGCGCCAGCTCGTCGGCGTCCGGCGGCTCTTCGCGCACGCGGTCGAGCTCGGCGCCCAGCGCCGCCCGCGCGTCGTCCAACGCGACGCCGCGCGCGCAGGTCACCCGCACGCCGAACAGTCCCGGCTGTTGGCGCAGGTCGGCGCCGGCGTACGCGCTGGTCGCCAGCGAGCGGCGATAGATCAGCGACTGATACAGGCGCGAGGAACGGCCGGCGGAGAGCACGGCTTCGAGCACGTCGAGCGCGGCGGCGTCGGGATGCGCGGCCGCGGGGATGTGATACGCTTCTTCGACCGCCGGCAGCGGCACGTTGGGCGCGCGATAAGTGTAGACGCGTTCCGCCGTCTGCACCGGCTCGACGACCTGCACGCGCGGGATCGGCGTGCTGGGCGCGGTGATCGGGCCGAACCAGCGCTCGATCCAGCCCCACGTCTCCTCGACGTCGAGATCGCCGGCGACGACCAGCACCGCGTTGTCGGGCCGGTAGTAGGTGGCGTGAAAAGCGACGACGTCGGCCAGCGCGGCCGCGTTGAGCTCCTCGGGGCTGCCGATCACGCCGCGCCGGTACGGGTGGACGGTGTACGCTTCGCGGTTGACCAGCTCGTCGAGCATCCCGTACGGCTCGGCCAGGATGCGCTGATCGTACTCGCCGATCACGACGTCGCGTTCGGTCGCGAAGTTGTCCGCGTTGACGTTCAGCGAGCCCAGCCGGTCGGCTTCGGCCCACAGCAGCCGCTCGAGGTGGTTCGAGGGCACCACTTCGTAGTAGTTGGTGATGTCCTCGGTGGTGAAGGCGTTGTTGTAGCCGCCCACGTCCTCGGTCAGCCGGTCGATCGTCTCGGGCGCGGTGTCCGAGGTCCCCTTGAACATCAGGTGCTCGAAGAGGTGCGCGAAGCCCGAGCGGCCCGGCGGGTCGTCCTTGCCGCCGACCCGGTAGGCGACGTTGATCGCGACGGCGGGGACGCGGCGGTCGGGGACCAGGATGGCCCGCAACCCGTTGGGGAGGGTCCGGTCGGCGAAGCGCAGCGGAGCGACGGCGATCGACGCCGCGGAGATCGTGGGGAGAGCGGTCACGGGTAGGAGCATCATCCGCACACCGGACCCGAGTCCCTTCCTGGGCGAAGAAGGAAGCCATGCGCTCCGTCTCCCGGATGGTGCTGACCATCCTGGCCACCTGGCAGGGGCTGGCCGCGATCCAGAACCTGGCCGACGTGCTGGTCGAAGCGGACCTCGCGCCGCAGCTGCGTCCGGTGGCCTCCAAGAACTACCCGATGATCGCGGACCTGTTGGCCCCGCTGCACCCGCCCCGCGAGCTGGTGCTGGGGCTGCTGACCGGCTGCGCCGCCGTGGAAACGCTGGCGGCCGTGGCGCTGGCGCGCGGGGCGAGCGGCGATCGCGAGCGAGCCGAGAACGGCTTCGCCCTCTCGCTGGGGCTGTTCGGCGCCTTCTTCCTGATCGACGACGCCTTCGACGCCTACGAGATGGGCGCCAAGCACCGCGACGCCTTCGTGCTCTTCTTGGCCGCCGCCGTCGCGGTCCGGCTGGAGGCTTGAAATCGAACATATGTTCGATTATCATGAGCCCCCATGCCCGTCGACCCCGCCTTCGCGGCGTTGCGTGAGCGTTTCGACCATCGTCATCGCGAGACGACGGCCGCCGCGCTTGCTCGCGGCGACGACGAAGTCGTGCAGACGGGCTGGGCCCCTCTGGATCGGGTGCTGGGGGGTGGCTTCCCACGCGGGACGATCGGAACGCTCGAAGGCGCACCGAGCTCCGGTCGCAGCGCCCTGGCGGCGCGGCTACTAGCGGCCGCGACCCGCCGGGGCCTGGGCGCCCTGATCGGAATCGAGCTGTTCCCGCCGGCCTTGGTCGCCGCCGGGGTCCAGCTCGAACGCCTGCTGCTGGTCGAAGCGCCGACCCCGCTCGAAGCGGCCCGCGCCGCCGACGTCGTCGTGCGCTCGGGGGCGTTCAGCGTCGTCGTGCTGCCGGCGCTGCCCAGCGGCCGCGGCACCGGCGCGGCCACCTGGACGCGGCTGGCCAGCCTCGCGCACCGGGCCAACGCGCTGCTGGTCGCGCTCGGCGACGAAGCGTCCGCGGAGCTGTGCGCGTTCGCCGCCGTGCGCGTCGCGACGACGATCGAACGCGTGCGCTGGAACGGCCCCGCCGGCCATTGCGGCGAGCTGGCCGGCTACGACGTGCGCGCGACGGTCCGCAAACACAAACGCGCCGCCCCGACGGGCGACGCGCTGGTGCGCTGCGATCTGTTCGAGTCCCGCCCGACGTTCGTCGACCTGCGCGACCGCGAGATCGAAGCCTGGCCCTCCGAGCTGTACGCGGTGCGTTGAACTTAGGTCAAGACCGCGCGCCGTGCCTTCGACTCGCTCGGCGCAACGGTCGGTTGTCCGGAAGCAGGAACAGCGCGCTCGCGTCCCCAGGCACGAATGGCAGCGATACGCTCTGGGCTCGTTTTGCTCAAGGGGACCAGGTTCGTGAAGCTTCGTCGCCACGACTCAGGGGTCACAGCCGACTCGCCTTTGAGGATGGCGTCCTTCCCGACTTCCTTCACTGCTGACTCCAAGTCGGCGCCCGCAAACCCATCGGACAGCGCGATGAGTTCTTGCAAAATCGCTTGCTCTACGTCACGCTTGAGATACTTACGCGCATACAGCGTGATGATTTCGGCGCGTTCCGACTCGGTGGGAAGATCGACGAAGAAAAGCTCATCGAAGCGACCACGACGCAGTAACTCCGGCGGTAGGCCGGATACGTCGTTGGCGGTCGCGACAACGAATACGCGCGCCGACGACTCTTGCAGCCAAAAGAGGAATTGGCCGATCACGCGTGTCGACGTGCCGCCGTCACTGCCGCCGGCGAGCCCTTTTTCGATCTCGTCGATCCAAAGCACGCACGGTGCGACGTGATCTGCCGTCGCGAGAGCTTCCTTGAGGCGGCTTTCCGACTGGCCGAGATACATGCCATGGATCGTCGCAAAGTCCAAGCGATATAGAGGGAGGTTCCACTGGGCCGCAATCGCCTTCGCTGAGAGTGATTTGCCACAGCCTGGGACGCCGACTAGCAAGACGCCGCGGGGCGGCCTCATCCCACGTTCTCGCAGTTCGGGCGCCGTCAGCAGCGGACGTTCGCGATCGAGCCAGGCGCGCAAGCCGCCAAGTCCTCCGACCGATAGATCCCGATCGCGCACCGGAATCTTCTCGATCCCACTAATGTCGGAGAAAATTCTATCCTTGGCGTGGGCGATCTCGATCAGATCGCTCTTGAGAACCGAACCCTTGGCGAGCAGCGTAGCGATGACGTTTTCGGCTTCAATAGCGGTAATCCCGACAAGCATCGAAGCAGCTGTTCGTACGTCCGACTGGTCCCATTCGATCGGCATCTGCCCACGATAGCTGTCGACCTGTTCTTTCAGCAGTAGGACGAGCTCGTCTTCAGTTGGCGGATCCAGGACGATCGTCATTCCCATGCGCTGCAACGGCGCCCAAGTCGGCTTCGCGGTGATGACCACAACCGATCCGCCGCGGTCGGTCGCCAGCGTGACAAGATCGATGAACTGCCTGGTAAGCGGTCCATCGTCCTCGATATCCGAGCCGTCGGTAAGGACGAATGTGAGGTTTTGCCGCTGAAGCATCGACTGGCTTGCATACTCGAGCACGCCGCCAATCGATCGTTCCTCACTCACCTTCTGGTTCGTCGTCACGTCACGCACGCCCGCGGAAAGTGAGTGCACCAACACAGGCACGCCGCCGAGCTCGGGCGCCAGCGCGCGAAGGATGTCGACCGCGCGACGGCGTTCGTGCGTTCGAAGCGAAACGAACGGAATTCGCGCCTTCAAATAGCGCAGCAGGGTTTCTTTTGTCGCGGCAGCGTCTGACAAGCCGAAGTCCTCAGAGCAAGATACGACGGCGCACCGGACCGTCGGGGAGAGGGACGCGCTCGGCACGCGTGAGTGCTTCCGCCCATGGCACCTCGAGTTGAACGCGTTTGACCGCAGACAGTAAGATGCCGTCGATGCCACTTTGCTGGCGAGCGTTGCGCTCGATGCTTTCGTGCAAGTCCTTCGTAAACGCGTTCAGGGTGTCGCGAAGATGCTCACGCACGGCTGCGGGAAACGTTTGGCAGATCGCGAGACGGGCGATTGGAAGGAGCTTGGTTCGTACGCCAGCCAGCGCGCGCTCGACGTCGACGGCCGTCGCACCGCCACGCAGCTCTGCACTCAGTCCATCATGAATGATCTTGAGGCGATGGCGGACGGCTTCCAAAAGCCGATCAGTCGTGCGTTGGACGACACCAGAAACGGTGGGATAAATACCTTCAAGCGAAGCCCGGCGAACCTCCTCGTCGTGCTCCGGTGTCTTGAACGCCTCGAAAAGCGCAACCCACTGGTCGTAGCGCTGTGGCGTCGAGGGCAGGCTCACTCGACGCGGCGCTTGCGTCGGTTGAGCAGCGTCGTTTTCGGAAGCAAATCCCAAACCGGGAAGACCGTGGCGAGGCGCTGATCAGCCTCGCTTGGCGTTGCATGAGATGGATGCGCAGCTGCTCGGCTACCAGTCGTGTTTGACACCGCGCCGCCTTCGCCGCGATTGAGGAGTCCGTTCTCGTTCATCCTGTCGATCCTTTACGCTACGACGCGATCCGCTCGCGGGTTGCGCCGCCGAAGAACTCTTCTGGTGAGAGCACGTCAATACGCTGGCGGACGAGCGTAGCGATTCCGTCAGACTGCTCCCAGTGACGGCCGTAATCTTGCCATTCGGCCATCGAGCGACGAATGACGCCAACCCCCGCCTCCCGGGCGCTCTCGAAAGCCGCGTGGAGGTTCCGCTCCTTCCGACGCAGAGCGAATACGGTGTAGGCTTGCACACCGGCCACGACGAGCGCGAAGAGGATGCCGACCGATCCCAGGCCTCGGAAGCTCCAGAGGACCAGCAGGACGGCGGCGGCACCCCAGATCCACGTTTTCCAATTCCGCCAGAGCTTACGGACGTGTACCGCTTCCTGCTCGGTCATATACTCCTGGTATCCCTCGACGGCCTGATCTTCGTCTTGCGCGTCCCGGAACGTTCCGCTCCACGAGCAACCCGGACCGTCGACGGTGAGAGAATACTTCTGTGGACGGCTACTGCGCACGGAGGCGACGTGCTCGTCATAGCCTTCGATGACCCAGTTCCGCGAAAGGCTCAACGCGATCCGCTGCGTCGCCAGGGTCAGGCCCGTTCCTGAGACGTTCAGACTGGCGCTCGTCAAAACCGAAACGAACGTTGCTTTCTCGTCGAAGCCCTCCGCCTCGACCACGAACGTCGCGTCCGCGCGTGCACGATCACCATCATGTTCGATAATTAGCTCCAGCTGTCGTTCAGTCCGGCGAAGCGACAGCTCTTCGTCGTCGAAGTCGGTGACGAGATGGTCGAGTATATCGTCGACGCGATCGTTGAGCGAGGGCGGTATGACAATCTCTCCGTCGAGTACGTTGCCCAAGAAGATAAGGATCTCGCCGTGGCCGCGCGCTGCTGCGAGCGAGCTCGCGAGCGCCGACCACGTCGGCGAATGTGATGAGAGGGTCGGATAGTCCGCCGGATCTACTGCGCCTTGGGCATTGCCGAAGGCCGATCGCCAGCGCGAGCGTTCCTTCGCGACGAATTCCTCCTTGGAGGCGACCTCGTCGAGCCATCCGCGAATCCCACTCAACAGCGTCATGCGCGATTCGCGTCCGAAGACACCCAAGGCGATCGCGTCGAGCAGCACGATGACCTCGCGATCGAGCGCATATGGATCTTGCAGACGGAAGTAGCGATCGAGCCACGCCGCGGCGGCTTCGAACTTTCCGGCTCGACGGCTGATCAACGCAAAGAAGAGTGACGTCTTGTAATCATCGCGTCGAATCGCTTCGGCGAGCGCGCGCTCGGCGAGATCACGGTTATCGGCGATCCAGGCGGCGAGAGCGACGAGCGCAGGAGCCAGCCAATAGCGCGCAGCTCCGAGCATCATCTCCTCGGTCGCCGTCCGAATCGTCTCCTCGCGGACGATTCCGGAATCAACCGTCCGTAAAATGCCCGTCGCTCTTCGACGAATCTCGTCGTAGGCTCCGAACTCCTTCTCGATCTCTTGCCTTGTCTTGATGAGGCGTGTTTCGGCGAGTGCGACCGACTTAGCCCGCGCATCCACGGCGACGAACTCGCGAAACTCCGCGATGAGCGCTTCGAGCTCGTTCCGCGTCTCCGTCGCCTGCGTGTGCACAGCATGAACGTTCGCGTTGACGACGTCGACCTTTTTTCCGAGATTGCTGACCGCATTGACCAGGCCGCTCAGCGCGGCAACTTCGACCATATCCGGCACGACTATAATCCTTCTGAACTTCCTGCGTTGACCACGGTTACCGCTCCATCCGCACGCACGGGACGTAACTCATCGGCGTAGACCTCGACGAATGCGTAGTCGGGGTGAAGCGCGAGCGAACGAGCGCGCTCCA
The window above is part of the Candidatus Sulfotelmatobacter sp. genome. Proteins encoded here:
- a CDS encoding pitrilysin family protein; protein product: MSEARSTMPSAGPPREGTMPSAVERVLDNGLRVVAFEQRNLPLIAAQLVVRGGGAATEHEHEAGLAALTAALLTQGTTAHDATEVAAAADALGARVEASSGYDASLASASATTPAFPQAFALLDEIVRRPAFAQREVDRVRTKSISDLTLTYANPSALARLVAQRVAYGGAPYGHPVAGTAATLAALERERVVWFHQRAYRPDGAILILGGDLRVDDAFALAERELGDWRAPDVPLESMPGSTIPPPRAQVVVVDKPDAGRTAIVTGRIAIARASDEYDAGVVATSVLSGYSGRLNQEIRVKRGLSYGAGASLGARRMPGLFSAMTLVDHTRAAEATGVMLAAIRSLVDAPASDEDLLSRKATVTGGFFRSVETVDGVTSALAEHVLYEVPVEELQVFARNVEAVDAAAVRAFARRRLVDDELIVLVGDADKFVGELDPAFGPVRVIPFPELDLGSPTLGA
- a CDS encoding pitrilysin family protein; this encodes MTALPTISAASIAVAPLRFADRTLPNGLRAILVPDRRVPAVAINVAYRVGGKDDPPGRSGFAHLFEHLMFKGTSDTAPETIDRLTEDVGGYNNAFTTEDITNYYEVVPSNHLERLLWAEADRLGSLNVNADNFATERDVVIGEYDQRILAEPYGMLDELVNREAYTVHPYRRGVIGSPEELNAAALADVVAFHATYYRPDNAVLVVAGDLDVEETWGWIERWFGPITAPSTPIPRVQVVEPVQTAERVYTYRAPNVPLPAVEEAYHIPAAAHPDAAALDVLEAVLSAGRSSRLYQSLIYRRSLATSAYAGADLRQQPGLFGVRVTCARGVALDDARAALGAELDRVREEPPDADELARVGTQIASSLVRQRQTNSGVALALIRATLERGDPALVNHDLERYLAVSPDDVLRVARTYLRPENRTIIEYLPA
- a CDS encoding AAA family ATPase, which codes for MSDAAATKETLLRYLKARIPFVSLRTHERRRAVDILRALAPELGGVPVLVHSLSAGVRDVTTNQKVSEERSIGGVLEYASQSMLQRQNLTFVLTDGSDIEDDGPLTRQFIDLVTLATDRGGSVVVITAKPTWAPLQRMGMTIVLDPPTEDELVLLLKEQVDSYRGQMPIEWDQSDVRTAASMLVGITAIEAENVIATLLAKGSVLKSDLIEIAHAKDRIFSDISGIEKIPVRDRDLSVGGLGGLRAWLDRERPLLTAPELRERGMRPPRGVLLVGVPGCGKSLSAKAIAAQWNLPLYRLDFATIHGMYLGQSESRLKEALATADHVAPCVLWIDEIEKGLAGGSDGGTSTRVIGQFLFWLQESSARVFVVATANDVSGLPPELLRRGRFDELFFVDLPTESERAEIITLYARKYLKRDVEQAILQELIALSDGFAGADLESAVKEVGKDAILKGESAVTPESWRRSFTNLVPLSKTSPERIAAIRAWGRERAVPASGQPTVAPSESKARRAVLT